In Thermococcus bergensis, one DNA window encodes the following:
- the sppA gene encoding signal peptide peptidase SppA, whose product MEREIWKYLSFILALLLALSTVAGVLLYTQNTELQKALQDKNFTVVYKETVKEVESNTTLALQAKIEELQREIEYLKSQMRGEVSEGANVTVAILPVVGPIDETTALDVISKIREIRKDDNIKGVVLWIESPGGYVGPVITIYKELKKLSYEKPIVAYTGGMAASGGYFLACAADKIIADPLAEVGSIGVIYVHYNLEQNYAQNGVKVNVFKTGKYKDMGAEWRDLTDEEKEMIKNTINTYFEYFLQVVSEGRKLDMNTTKEYGDGRVWFAGDVKGTLVDDTGDLDYAIKTLEDILGVKSANVVLYDAQRTDFGVYESSSLYMPPNYVASYIRG is encoded by the coding sequence ATGGAGAGAGAAATATGGAAGTATCTCAGCTTTATCCTTGCGCTCCTCTTAGCATTATCAACGGTTGCAGGAGTACTCCTCTATACTCAAAACACCGAATTACAAAAAGCCCTCCAAGATAAGAATTTTACAGTGGTTTACAAAGAAACGGTAAAGGAAGTGGAAAGCAACACCACATTGGCCCTTCAGGCAAAAATAGAAGAGCTGCAGAGAGAGATTGAATATCTCAAAAGCCAGATGCGGGGAGAGGTAAGCGAAGGGGCCAACGTAACTGTGGCAATACTCCCTGTTGTAGGTCCAATTGATGAAACCACTGCTTTGGATGTAATTTCTAAAATCAGGGAGATAAGAAAGGACGATAACATCAAAGGAGTTGTTCTGTGGATTGAAAGCCCCGGAGGTTATGTGGGGCCGGTTATAACCATTTATAAAGAGCTGAAAAAACTATCGTATGAAAAGCCGATAGTTGCTTATACTGGAGGTATGGCTGCTTCCGGAGGTTATTTCCTTGCGTGTGCCGCTGATAAGATAATAGCAGATCCTCTCGCTGAGGTTGGCAGCATTGGTGTTATTTACGTCCACTACAACTTGGAGCAAAACTACGCTCAAAATGGTGTCAAGGTAAACGTGTTTAAGACAGGTAAATACAAGGATATGGGTGCAGAATGGAGAGACCTTACTGATGAGGAGAAAGAGATGATAAAGAACACTATAAACACCTATTTCGAGTATTTCCTCCAGGTTGTCAGCGAGGGAAGAAAGCTCGACATGAACACGACAAAGGAATATGGCGACGGAAGGGTTTGGTTTGCAGGCGACGTTAAGGGCACCCTAGTTGATGACACCGGTGACTTAGACTATGCAATAAAAACTCTTGAAGACATTCTCGGCGTGAAGAGCGCGAATGTAGTGCTTTACGACGCTCAACGGACTGACTTTGGTGTTTATGAGAGCTCTTCACTCTACATGCCCCCTAATTACGTCGCCTCCTACATAAGGGGGTGA
- a CDS encoding AI-2E family transporter encodes MKTEHIVWIAVSLIILFVVWKTVEPLITPIIFALAVAYILHPLHERLAKKLDTKKSAVLLSALMTLLLIGFIFGIVLWFRDVTRSLVIYINESLAWFLSLNLPLDVEQSAAILIERVSEKVSEYLLNYTLSIPKLLLQAVVFIAVP; translated from the coding sequence ATGAAGACTGAACACATTGTCTGGATTGCGGTCTCTCTTATAATTCTTTTCGTTGTATGGAAAACCGTGGAACCTCTTATCACCCCGATAATCTTTGCTTTGGCGGTTGCGTATATTCTTCATCCTCTTCATGAAAGGCTTGCAAAGAAGCTTGACACCAAAAAATCTGCAGTATTGCTATCGGCTCTTATGACCTTGCTGTTGATTGGGTTTATATTTGGCATAGTGCTGTGGTTTAGAGATGTAACCAGGTCACTGGTAATTTACATAAACGAATCACTCGCATGGTTTCTGTCATTGAACCTTCCTCTTGATGTGGAGCAATCGGCTGCGATTTTGATTGAAAGGGTTTCGGAAAAGGTAAGCGAATACCTCCTCAATTACACCTTATCCATACCCAAGTTACTTCTTCAAGCTGTTGTTTTCATAGCAGTACCCTAG
- a CDS encoding FeoA family protein, which produces MYVRLTQMREGEKGVVVDIQGGYGARQRLLSMGIAPGTKIFVLKSGNPGPYIIAIGNTRIALGRGVAEKIVVRREL; this is translated from the coding sequence ATGTATGTACGATTAACTCAGATGCGTGAAGGAGAGAAAGGTGTTGTGGTGGACATCCAAGGAGGGTATGGGGCTAGGCAGAGGCTTTTGTCCATGGGAATAGCTCCAGGAACAAAGATTTTCGTCCTCAAATCGGGAAATCCTGGCCCGTATATAATCGCTATTGGAAACACCCGCATAGCCCTGGGGCGAGGAGTGGCGGAGAAGATAGTTGTTAGGAGGGAGCTTTGA
- a CDS encoding winged helix-turn-helix transcriptional regulator has protein sequence MGKLDDVLELIKNGARSPKEIAERLNLTVEEVEGIIKILESLGYVEKVKMGSSCSSCPLKKICPGSCVVFKGSIYELKKDDHRST, from the coding sequence ATGGGAAAGCTCGATGACGTGCTGGAATTGATAAAGAATGGGGCGAGAAGCCCCAAAGAAATAGCTGAGAGACTGAACCTCACAGTGGAGGAAGTTGAGGGAATCATAAAAATCCTTGAAAGCTTAGGCTATGTGGAAAAAGTCAAGATGGGCTCTTCATGTTCGAGCTGTCCCCTAAAGAAAATCTGTCCCGGCAGTTGCGTTGTGTTTAAAGGCAGCATATACGAGCTTAAGAAGGATGACCATAGAAGTACATAA
- a CDS encoding IS982 family transposase (programmed frameshift), translating into MVVMNFQQEILIIKSEIYPIISKHYPKNTHREIISLYDLITFAILAHLHFNGVYKHAYRVLIEEMKLFPKIRYNKLTERLNRHEKLLLLAQEELFKKHAREYVRILDSKPIQTKELARKNRKDKEGSSEVISEKPAVGFVPSKKKFYYGYKLTCYSDGNLLALLSVDPANKHDVSVVREKFWVIVEEFSGCFLFLDKGYVSRELQEEFLKFGVVYTPVKRENQVSNLEEKKFYKYLSDFRRRIETLFSKFSEFLLRPSRSVSLRGLAVRILGAILAVNLDRLYNFTGGGN; encoded by the exons GTGGTTGTTATGAACTTTCAGCAGGAAATCCTGATCATAAAATCCGAAATCTATCCGATAATCAGCAAACACTACCCGAAAAACACTCACAGGGAAATAATCAGCCTCTACGACCTAATAACCTTCGCAATACTAGCACACTTGCACTTTAACGGAGTTTACAAGCACGCTTACAGAGTCCTAATCGAAGAAATGAAGCTGTTCCCCAAAATCAGGTACAACAAACTAACAGAACGCTTGAACAGGCACGAAAAACTCCTGCTCCTAGCGCAGGAAGAATTATTCAAAAAACACGCCAGAGAATACGTTAGAATACTGGACTCAAAGCCCATTCAGACCAAGGAGTTGGCCAGAAAAAACAGGAAGGATAAGGAGGGTTCTTCAGAAGTCATCTCTGAAAAGCCCGCAGTTGGGTTTGTTCCCTCTA AAAAAAAGTTTTACTATGGGTACAAGCTGACCTGTTACTCTGATGGAAATTTGCTGGCTTTGCTGTCCGTTGATCCGGCGAATAAGCATGATGTGAGTGTTGTCAGGGAAAAGTTCTGGGTGATTGTTGAGGAGTTTTCTGGCTGTTTTCTGTTTTTGGATAAGGGTTACGTTAGTAGAGAACTTCAGGAGGAATTCCTGAAGTTTGGCGTTGTTTACACGCCGGTGAAGCGGGAGAATCAGGTTAGTAATCTGGAGGAGAAGAAGTTTTACAAGTACTTGTCTGACTTTCGCAGGAGGATTGAGACTTTGTTTTCGAAGTTTTCTGAGTTTCTTCTGAGGCCGAGCAGGAGTGTTAGTTTGAGGGGGTTAGCTGTCAGGATTTTAGGGGCGATTCTGGCCGTGAATCTGGACAGATTATACAACTTCACAGGTGGTGGGAACTAG
- a CDS encoding DUF2067 family protein, which produces MKAKKVMVIHVKDDIEKEELMKELQKLELPAFIYVHGKLNSLKVNIQGTKDEIREAMQKVREIHQRVRSRLYPDRRGLYQYNIDDIFREAGTSVAVPILLKTLELLGETAELRDNRLISSLPWSEIVELTKKLGDALSEIALQTTRQIREVVLPIAIAFELDPQEVLDLALELGVAEYKEDKFKYELIKNKEQALEIMLKKLTGEENED; this is translated from the coding sequence ATGAAAGCCAAGAAAGTTATGGTTATTCACGTTAAAGATGATATCGAAAAGGAGGAGCTCATGAAGGAGCTACAGAAGCTTGAGCTTCCTGCCTTTATTTATGTTCACGGCAAGTTGAACTCCCTCAAAGTAAACATTCAGGGGACTAAAGACGAGATAAGGGAAGCTATGCAGAAGGTCAGGGAAATTCATCAAAGGGTGCGCTCCCGATTGTACCCAGATAGAAGAGGGCTTTATCAATACAACATCGATGACATCTTCAGAGAAGCTGGAACAAGCGTTGCGGTTCCTATCCTTTTAAAGACCCTTGAACTTCTCGGGGAGACAGCTGAGCTTAGGGACAATAGGCTTATAAGCTCCCTTCCATGGAGCGAAATTGTGGAATTAACTAAAAAACTCGGAGATGCACTGAGCGAGATAGCTTTGCAGACTACGAGACAAATAAGGGAGGTTGTACTGCCCATAGCTATAGCTTTTGAGCTTGATCCTCAAGAGGTCTTGGATCTTGCCCTTGAGCTGGGGGTTGCTGAGTATAAGGAGGATAAATTTAAATATGAACTTATCAAGAATAAGGAGCAAGCACTGGAGATAATGTTGAAAAAACTTACAGGTGAGGAAAATGAAGATTGA
- the feoB gene encoding ferrous iron transport protein B, with protein sequence MSSCCSVEKVPEEKKEGLKVVALAGNPNVGKTTIFNALTGLRQHVGNWPGVTVEKKEGIMKYRDKEFLVVDLPGTYSLTANSVDELIARNFILNGNADVIVNVVDASCLMRNLFLTMEIFEMGVKNIVIALNKIDIARKRGVHIDIKKMEKVLGVPVVPTNAKEGEGLEELKRTIASMAEGRITTNPVTPVYEELIEREIEHISSLLRGTPLEEMYNIRWLAIKLLTRDQEVIKLVLDYLGSGKMDEILKHISELEVYYKRSLDIVIANQKYEFIDQLMHQFVTHFGEAKETFSDQIDKFLTHPVYGLLGLLGVFYVLFKFVFTIGAPLQELLDSAFIALGEFVAPFISNEALRGLIVDGIIGGVGSVLSFFPLVFLLFVAMSILEDSGYMARAAVVMEGIMRKFGLPGKSFIPMVLAFGCNVPAIMATRTLDDERDRILTMLINPLVPCSARMVVITFLAGAFFSDHKALVAVGIYAISLFLALLSALILGKFVVKGEESPFIIELPEYSSPSLKVALVHSWERSKEFLRKAGTVILFGSVAIWYLSNYPEPIGNGLSYAEKLGKVFEPFTVLMGLDWKAAVSLIFGIIAKENVVATYGIIYGIGENEEALISLMQNAMTPLQAFVLALVTTLYIPCIATIGAIRAEGGNKWAFVASIYNLLLASVVGIVVYNVGLLLGL encoded by the coding sequence ATGAGTTCTTGTTGCAGCGTTGAAAAAGTTCCAGAAGAAAAGAAAGAGGGCCTAAAAGTCGTTGCACTAGCGGGCAATCCAAATGTGGGGAAAACCACGATATTTAATGCCTTAACCGGTTTAAGGCAGCATGTAGGTAACTGGCCCGGTGTAACTGTTGAAAAGAAAGAAGGCATAATGAAATACCGTGATAAAGAGTTTCTGGTGGTTGATCTCCCCGGAACGTATTCTCTCACTGCAAACTCTGTAGACGAGCTCATTGCGAGAAATTTCATCCTAAACGGGAACGCAGACGTTATTGTGAATGTGGTCGATGCCTCCTGCCTTATGAGAAACCTCTTTTTGACGATGGAGATATTTGAGATGGGCGTCAAGAACATTGTCATTGCATTGAACAAGATTGACATCGCAAGAAAAAGAGGAGTTCACATTGATATCAAAAAAATGGAAAAAGTTCTTGGGGTTCCGGTAGTTCCAACAAATGCCAAAGAGGGTGAGGGGCTGGAAGAATTAAAAAGAACAATAGCCAGTATGGCCGAGGGAAGAATAACTACAAACCCTGTGACTCCGGTGTACGAGGAACTAATAGAGAGGGAAATAGAGCATATATCCAGCCTTTTGAGGGGAACTCCGTTGGAAGAGATGTACAACATCAGATGGCTGGCAATAAAGCTCCTCACCAGGGACCAGGAAGTGATAAAGCTCGTTTTGGACTACCTTGGTTCAGGAAAAATGGATGAGATACTTAAGCATATAAGCGAGCTGGAAGTTTACTATAAGCGCTCCCTTGATATTGTAATCGCAAACCAAAAGTATGAATTTATAGATCAACTCATGCATCAGTTCGTAACTCACTTTGGAGAAGCTAAGGAAACTTTCAGCGACCAGATAGATAAGTTCCTCACTCATCCGGTTTACGGACTTTTGGGACTTTTGGGTGTGTTCTACGTTCTGTTTAAATTTGTGTTCACAATTGGTGCTCCTTTGCAGGAGCTCTTGGACAGTGCCTTTATAGCACTCGGCGAATTTGTTGCACCGTTTATAAGCAATGAAGCTCTGAGGGGCCTTATTGTTGATGGGATTATCGGTGGTGTCGGGTCAGTGTTGAGCTTTTTCCCTCTAGTCTTTCTGCTGTTCGTTGCAATGTCAATCCTCGAAGACAGCGGGTATATGGCTAGAGCGGCTGTTGTAATGGAAGGCATAATGAGAAAGTTTGGCCTTCCTGGAAAGAGCTTTATTCCAATGGTTCTAGCATTTGGGTGCAACGTTCCCGCTATAATGGCAACGAGAACTTTAGACGACGAGAGAGATAGAATATTAACCATGCTGATAAACCCACTCGTCCCATGCAGTGCGAGAATGGTGGTTATAACTTTCCTAGCAGGAGCATTCTTCAGCGACCATAAAGCCCTTGTAGCGGTGGGGATATATGCAATTTCTCTATTTCTAGCTTTGCTTTCGGCTTTAATCCTCGGAAAGTTCGTTGTTAAAGGCGAAGAGAGCCCGTTCATAATAGAGCTTCCTGAGTATTCCTCTCCTTCATTGAAGGTTGCACTAGTGCACTCATGGGAAAGAAGCAAGGAATTTCTAAGGAAAGCTGGTACCGTAATTTTATTCGGCTCCGTGGCGATATGGTATCTAAGCAATTATCCCGAACCCATAGGCAACGGCTTGAGCTATGCAGAAAAGCTTGGAAAAGTGTTTGAGCCCTTCACTGTGCTCATGGGCCTTGACTGGAAGGCAGCTGTTAGTTTGATCTTTGGAATAATTGCTAAGGAGAATGTTGTTGCAACGTATGGAATAATATATGGCATAGGAGAAAACGAAGAAGCCCTTATATCACTGATGCAGAATGCCATGACTCCTCTGCAGGCGTTTGTTTTAGCTTTGGTGACTACATTATACATCCCCTGTATAGCAACAATAGGGGCTATAAGAGCTGAAGGGGGAAACAAGTGGGCTTTTGTGGCTTCCATCTACAATCTTCTGCTTGCGAGCGTAGTTGGCATTGTGGTTTACAACGTTGGTCTTTTGCTTGGACTTTAA
- a CDS encoding DNA-directed RNA polymerase subunit L: MKIEVIKREENLLEFYLEGEDHTFANLLNEVLHENEHVTFAAYTIEHPVLMARKPRFRVVTDGKITPEKALEEAAQKIFDRAKEVLEAWEKAVKG, encoded by the coding sequence ATGAAGATTGAGGTCATAAAGCGTGAAGAAAACTTGCTCGAATTTTATCTTGAGGGGGAAGATCATACATTTGCCAACTTACTCAATGAGGTGCTTCACGAAAACGAGCACGTCACATTTGCCGCATACACCATAGAGCACCCAGTTCTCATGGCAAGAAAGCCGAGGTTCAGGGTTGTCACCGATGGAAAAATAACTCCCGAAAAGGCTTTGGAGGAAGCTGCCCAGAAGATCTTCGATAGGGCAAAGGAAGTCCTTGAGGCCTGGGAGAAGGCAGTAAAGGGGTGA
- a CDS encoding sugar phosphate isomerase/epimerase family protein, translating to MEIGVSVYPHLVNKGKSLASVLAELKIKDYDFVQIFPHTLGLIKNGEVIEKNLRPIENALKGVGVNYTIRMPTSVNLRDSVYYTRHFKVAKAVIDVAIKLGSKIVVMQSGRTGRLDLEIEALQQLAEIAEKFGIKIALENTYSVKDTLYVVESVNRENVGFALDLGHAFLSAQGDENRFLEDVKLGTDKTIILMIHDNFGKLFPQVEPEDALAYGVGDLHLMPGEGKIPFGKVLKLFGEVPLLLKIKDPDTFARIPPKKGLIELLTSI from the coding sequence ATGGAGATAGGAGTAAGTGTTTATCCCCATCTTGTGAACAAAGGAAAAAGTCTTGCATCAGTTTTAGCGGAATTAAAGATTAAGGATTACGATTTTGTCCAGATATTCCCTCATACGCTTGGCCTAATAAAAAATGGAGAAGTAATCGAAAAGAACTTACGCCCAATAGAAAACGCCCTAAAGGGGGTTGGAGTAAACTACACAATTAGAATGCCCACTTCAGTGAATTTGAGAGACAGCGTATACTACACCAGACATTTCAAGGTGGCTAAGGCCGTAATCGATGTGGCAATAAAGCTCGGCTCAAAGATAGTGGTCATGCAAAGCGGCCGCACTGGGAGGCTTGATCTTGAGATAGAAGCCTTACAGCAGCTAGCTGAGATAGCAGAGAAATTTGGAATCAAAATTGCCCTCGAAAACACTTACAGCGTTAAGGACACGCTATACGTCGTCGAAAGTGTCAACAGAGAAAACGTGGGCTTTGCCCTTGATTTGGGACACGCGTTTCTAAGTGCTCAAGGCGACGAGAACAGGTTTTTAGAGGATGTAAAGCTTGGCACAGATAAGACGATAATCCTTATGATTCACGATAACTTCGGAAAGCTCTTCCCGCAAGTAGAACCCGAGGATGCCCTGGCATATGGTGTCGGAGACCTTCACCTGATGCCCGGAGAAGGAAAAATCCCCTTTGGAAAAGTGCTAAAGCTTTTCGGAGAAGTGCCCCTGCTTCTTAAAATCAAAGACCCCGACACTTTCGCAAGAATCCCACCAAAGAAGGGATTAATAGAGCTGCTTACCAGCATTTAA
- a CDS encoding sugar phosphate nucleotidyltransferase: MKAVILAGGFGTRLRPLTSTRPKPMIPVLGKPNLQYILENLEKIKEIDEVILSVHYMRGEIREFIEDKMSDYPKDIRFVNDPMPLETGGAIKNIEEFVGEEFLVIYGDVFTNFNFEELIKAHRENDGLVTVALTKVYDPEKYGVVVTNEEGKIVDFEEKPLKPKSNVVDAGIYMVNKEVLKEIPKGKEVYFEREVLPRLVSQGQVYGHMMPRENYWVDLGTPEDFFYAHQLALDEIAKNNGYYTVEEGAEVPEDVEIQGPVYIDRNVKIGHGVKIKAYTYIGPNTVIEDKAYLKRSILLGYDIIRERSELKDSILGEGVVVGRNVIIKENAVIGDYAKIHDNLVIYGAKVLPWKKVEEYEAYIKIKLDPTKVRPELTPERCPLGLPECIYSKFRAMATEKPPCDECIENQWLF, translated from the coding sequence ATGAAAGCTGTTATTCTTGCCGGTGGTTTTGGAACAAGACTGAGGCCGCTCACTTCAACAAGACCAAAGCCCATGATACCGGTTCTCGGCAAACCAAACCTCCAGTATATACTTGAAAACCTGGAGAAGATAAAAGAGATTGACGAGGTTATCCTTTCTGTGCACTACATGAGGGGAGAAATTAGGGAATTCATAGAGGACAAAATGAGCGATTATCCGAAAGACATAAGGTTTGTCAACGACCCGATGCCCTTGGAAACTGGTGGTGCCATCAAGAACATTGAGGAGTTCGTGGGAGAGGAATTTTTGGTTATTTATGGGGACGTTTTTACCAACTTCAACTTTGAAGAGCTCATAAAAGCACACAGAGAAAACGATGGACTCGTTACTGTAGCTCTAACAAAAGTCTATGACCCGGAGAAATACGGTGTTGTTGTTACAAACGAGGAAGGAAAGATAGTTGATTTTGAAGAAAAGCCCCTAAAGCCCAAGAGCAACGTAGTAGATGCGGGAATTTACATGGTTAACAAAGAAGTCCTGAAAGAGATACCCAAAGGAAAAGAGGTCTACTTTGAGAGGGAAGTTCTTCCAAGGCTCGTGAGTCAGGGCCAGGTTTATGGCCACATGATGCCGAGAGAGAACTACTGGGTTGATCTTGGAACTCCCGAAGACTTCTTCTATGCTCACCAGCTTGCACTGGATGAAATCGCCAAGAACAATGGGTATTATACTGTAGAAGAAGGAGCTGAAGTGCCAGAGGACGTTGAGATACAGGGGCCAGTGTACATTGATAGGAATGTCAAAATAGGACACGGAGTTAAAATTAAGGCATATACCTACATTGGGCCAAACACAGTTATAGAGGACAAAGCATATCTCAAGAGGTCAATACTCCTGGGATACGACATAATAAGGGAGAGGAGCGAGCTCAAGGATTCAATTCTTGGAGAAGGTGTTGTAGTTGGCAGAAACGTCATAATAAAAGAAAACGCTGTAATTGGAGACTATGCAAAGATTCACGACAACCTTGTGATATACGGTGCGAAAGTGCTCCCATGGAAGAAGGTTGAGGAGTACGAGGCGTACATAAAGATAAAGCTCGACCCAACCAAGGTGAGACCGGAGCTTACTCCAGAAAGATGTCCTCTCGGACTGCCAGAGTGTATATACTCGAAGTTTAGAGCCATGGCAACAGAAAAGCCACCATGTGATGAGTGTATAGAAAACCAGTGGCTCTTCTGA
- a CDS encoding exosome complex RNA-binding protein Csl4, protein MDEKEKKRVKDGDIVLPGDYLGVIEEFLPGEGIIEEDGELYAARAGRVRINSEKVEISVEPLTDTPPLPQVGDVVIARVIEVRPQAAIVQLLRIEGRKGYREIATSKLAGIHISQVRDGYVESMSNEFKIGDIVRARVLTNEKSPIQLTTKAPDLGVVYALCSSCRRPLVRRGNVLICPNCGRTETRKLSTYYRKLKLE, encoded by the coding sequence ATGGATGAAAAAGAAAAGAAACGGGTAAAAGACGGCGATATAGTTCTTCCCGGAGATTATCTTGGGGTTATTGAGGAATTTCTTCCCGGTGAGGGCATAATAGAGGAAGATGGAGAGCTATATGCGGCAAGGGCTGGAAGAGTTAGAATAAACTCTGAAAAGGTTGAAATATCTGTGGAGCCACTAACAGACACTCCACCTCTCCCGCAGGTAGGGGATGTTGTAATAGCGAGAGTTATAGAAGTTAGACCCCAAGCCGCCATAGTTCAGCTGCTCAGAATTGAGGGTAGAAAGGGCTACAGGGAGATAGCTACGTCGAAACTGGCCGGGATACACATATCCCAAGTTAGAGATGGCTACGTGGAATCAATGAGCAACGAGTTCAAAATCGGAGACATTGTTAGGGCAAGAGTATTGACCAACGAAAAAAGCCCGATACAGCTCACCACAAAGGCTCCTGACTTAGGAGTGGTTTATGCTCTCTGTTCCTCATGCAGGAGACCTCTGGTAAGAAGGGGTAACGTGCTTATATGTCCAAACTGCGGGAGAACAGAGACAAGAAAGCTTTCGACGTACTATAGAAAGCTGAAGCTGGAGTAA
- a CDS encoding ribonuclease III family protein: protein MEYSMNFNDKNLSKFGDSLVNFIFSLALSEYLGYPSAGRVPNASLSIALEKAKLLSYVPPRTDKHGRGDIAEAILAYAWLEKKITIEEAVGILKKNFTPEVLHPSRKKEAIGSAFGELLKVVKERLEL, encoded by the coding sequence ATGGAGTACTCAATGAACTTTAACGATAAGAACCTCTCAAAGTTCGGGGATTCGCTTGTCAACTTTATATTTTCTCTCGCCTTAAGCGAGTACCTCGGCTATCCCAGTGCTGGGAGAGTACCCAATGCATCACTGAGCATTGCACTTGAAAAAGCCAAGCTGCTGAGCTATGTTCCGCCGAGGACAGATAAACACGGAAGGGGCGATATTGCTGAAGCGATTTTGGCCTATGCTTGGCTTGAAAAGAAAATAACCATAGAAGAAGCCGTGGGTATTCTCAAAAAGAACTTTACCCCCGAAGTTCTACACCCTTCGAGAAAGAAAGAAGCAATCGGCAGTGCCTTCGGGGAACTTTTAAAAGTAGTGAAAGAGAGACTGGAGCTTTAA
- a CDS encoding AI-2E family transporter: MLVHSRALSEELYALLPEERRDLGVELIEKGKETLNAILRTWLMLSVFKGVLLTLGFYFLGVANLSGAIAAGILCVVLELLPVIGGWIVWIAGAIYLFTQGDIFAAVMLSVYGVALISPGPDITIRPKLVAKGAKINPALALVGIFGGIMGFGIKGLIIGPVALGLLSTLLEEWKEQKGRAKS; encoded by the coding sequence ATACTCGTCCACTCTAGGGCTTTGTCTGAAGAGCTTTACGCATTACTGCCCGAGGAGAGGAGAGATTTGGGTGTGGAGCTAATAGAAAAGGGAAAAGAGACGTTAAATGCCATTTTGAGGACTTGGCTTATGCTGAGCGTCTTTAAAGGCGTTCTACTAACACTGGGCTTTTATTTCCTTGGGGTGGCGAACCTCAGTGGAGCAATTGCAGCAGGGATACTCTGCGTTGTCCTTGAGCTTTTACCCGTTATTGGGGGATGGATAGTGTGGATAGCTGGGGCCATCTATCTGTTTACTCAGGGGGATATCTTTGCAGCGGTCATGCTCTCGGTATATGGTGTAGCTTTAATATCTCCTGGCCCTGATATTACAATTAGGCCAAAACTTGTTGCAAAAGGTGCAAAAATAAACCCTGCCCTTGCACTGGTGGGAATATTTGGCGGAATAATGGGCTTTGGAATAAAGGGATTAATAATTGGCCCTGTAGCTTTGGGTTTGCTTTCAACACTGCTGGAAGAGTGGAAGGAACAAAAAGGAAGGGCTAAATCCTGA